In Streptomyces puniciscabiei, a single genomic region encodes these proteins:
- a CDS encoding trypsin-like serine peptidase: protein MLVFVAAAAVVGDATSVTHAARSSGRSGFGKSGEPGQAPQDQDQALSETVPVKDGNAYIPRRTEENARIGAVFEKDDQGAHFCTASVVQSPGRNMLITAAHCAFDADSGQPLNDLVFAPGYRNGDEPTGLWKVRKVVVDDRWATSQDEDLDVAFLVLDQKDGKDIQDVLGGNTLGVNRGFDNKVKITGYPTSRDTPVSCRNRTTKFSDTQLRIQCTDLADGTSGSPWLTDYDPKSHTGTVIGVLGGHEGGGDQDDVSYAAYFDDDIAKLYRRAQDED, encoded by the coding sequence ATGCTGGTCTTCGTCGCGGCAGCGGCAGTGGTGGGCGACGCCACTTCGGTGACCCATGCGGCCAGAAGCAGCGGGCGCAGCGGTTTCGGCAAGTCCGGCGAACCGGGCCAGGCCCCGCAGGACCAGGACCAGGCCCTCTCCGAGACGGTCCCGGTCAAGGACGGCAACGCGTACATTCCCCGCAGGACCGAGGAGAATGCCCGGATCGGCGCGGTCTTCGAGAAGGATGACCAGGGCGCCCACTTCTGCACAGCGAGCGTGGTGCAGAGTCCGGGCCGGAACATGCTGATCACCGCCGCCCACTGCGCCTTCGACGCCGACTCCGGACAGCCGCTGAACGACCTGGTCTTCGCCCCCGGCTACCGCAACGGCGACGAGCCCACCGGCCTGTGGAAGGTCAGAAAGGTGGTTGTCGACGACCGCTGGGCCACGTCGCAGGATGAGGACCTCGACGTCGCCTTCCTCGTCCTCGACCAGAAGGACGGAAAGGACATCCAGGACGTCCTGGGCGGCAACACCCTCGGCGTAAACCGCGGCTTCGACAACAAGGTCAAGATCACCGGCTACCCCACCAGCCGCGACACCCCCGTCTCGTGCCGGAACCGCACCACGAAGTTCAGTGACACCCAGCTGCGCATCCAGTGCACCGACCTCGCGGACGGGACCAGCGGCAGCCCCTGGCTCACCGACTACGACCCCAAGAGCCACACCGGCACGGTCATCGGCGTCCTGGGCGGCCACGAGGGCGGCGGCGACCAGGACGATGTCTCCTACGCCGCGTACTTCGACGACGACATCGCCAAGCTCTACCGACGCGCCCAGGACGAGGACTGA
- a CDS encoding sialidase family protein: MRTRTRASLVAAAAAYLLVAAAGSAAASGGSQPVHLVSSSDPYAACDISGDGTGTNYPSAEDEPYVTVSPRDPRNAVGIFQQDRWSNGGARGLTATCTHDGRHFTETPLPFSHCAPGGLDYQRASDGWMSTGPDGTVYASGLVFDATDARNGVAASTSYDGGRTWKHTTPLIDDTQARFSDDKNAVTADPVHPGVAYQVWDRIDEDDSAKVYDGPAYISITRDGGRHWTKARPFVDTSVVPHSQTIGNVIVVDPRTDTLYDVFDWQTYDIDYTTGTFTPTDLHFAVVKSTDQGRTWSKPVTIAKDTAAPEVDPNAPTDATKTLRAGGDLPNVAIDPHTGELYVAYEGSDFSGGGYDSVELIHSTDGGRTWSAPARVNSVASAPAFTPSISVDAHGTVAITYYDLRYLAAGNTTTLPTAAWLLTFPRGAENRATERRVSRVFDWLQAPYAGGHFLGDYEGLATDGRFGVRPLFIETNANAPKDSTDAYSGVLPTGRHYGPLAETPTAVAPRATGTLGVRPHRLVR, translated from the coding sequence ATGCGCACACGTACAAGAGCGTCTCTCGTGGCCGCCGCCGCTGCATATCTGCTCGTCGCCGCCGCCGGCAGTGCCGCGGCCTCCGGCGGCAGTCAGCCCGTTCACCTGGTCTCGTCGAGCGACCCCTACGCCGCCTGTGACATCAGCGGTGACGGGACCGGCACGAACTACCCGTCCGCGGAGGACGAGCCGTACGTCACCGTCTCCCCGCGCGACCCGCGCAACGCGGTCGGCATCTTCCAGCAGGACCGCTGGTCCAACGGCGGTGCCAGAGGGCTGACCGCCACCTGCACCCACGACGGACGGCACTTCACCGAGACCCCGCTGCCGTTCTCGCACTGCGCGCCGGGCGGGCTCGACTACCAGCGGGCCTCGGACGGCTGGATGAGCACCGGTCCGGACGGCACGGTCTACGCCAGCGGGCTGGTGTTCGACGCCACCGACGCACGCAACGGAGTCGCCGCGTCGACGTCGTACGACGGCGGCCGCACCTGGAAGCACACGACGCCCCTGATCGACGACACGCAGGCTCGGTTCAGCGACGACAAGAACGCGGTCACCGCCGACCCGGTCCACCCCGGTGTCGCCTACCAGGTCTGGGACCGCATCGACGAGGACGACTCCGCCAAGGTGTACGACGGGCCCGCCTACATCTCCATCACCCGCGACGGCGGCCGGCACTGGACCAAGGCACGCCCGTTCGTGGACACCTCCGTCGTCCCCCACTCGCAGACCATCGGCAACGTCATCGTCGTCGACCCGCGCACCGACACCCTGTACGACGTCTTCGACTGGCAGACGTACGACATCGACTACACGACCGGCACCTTCACACCCACCGACCTGCACTTCGCCGTCGTCAAGTCGACCGACCAGGGCCGCACGTGGAGCAAGCCGGTCACCATCGCCAAGGACACGGCCGCACCCGAAGTCGACCCCAACGCCCCCACCGACGCGACCAAGACCCTGCGGGCGGGCGGCGACCTGCCGAACGTCGCCATCGACCCGCACACCGGTGAGCTGTACGTCGCCTACGAGGGATCGGACTTCAGCGGTGGCGGCTACGACTCCGTGGAGCTGATCCACTCCACCGACGGCGGGCGGACCTGGTCGGCCCCCGCACGGGTCAACTCTGTCGCCTCCGCACCCGCCTTCACGCCCTCGATCAGTGTGGACGCGCATGGCACGGTCGCGATCACCTACTACGACCTGCGCTACCTCGCCGCCGGGAACACCACCACACTGCCCACCGCCGCCTGGCTGCTCACCTTCCCCCGCGGTGCGGAAAACCGTGCCACTGAGCGCCGTGTCTCCCGGGTCTTCGACTGGCTCCAGGCCCCTTACGCCGGAGGCCACTTCCTCGGCGACTACGAGGGCCTCGCCACAGACGGCCGCTTCGGAGTACGGCCACTGTTCATCGAGACCAATGCCAACGCGCCCAAGGACTCCACGGACGCCTACAGCGGCGTGCTTCCCACCGGGAGGCACTACGGACCCCTTGCCGAAACCCCGACCGCGGTCGCGCCGCGCGCGACGGGAACCCTGGGAGTCCGGCCGCACCGGCTCGTCCGTTGA
- a CDS encoding WD40/YVTN/BNR-like repeat-containing protein → MLPPKHQRRFMTCTVVAAAFGLVSTQSFAASNDARPRPWQARHQAAMGRQHIKAVHAGHGMSAFAAEGGDDDGADEAENSAEATAQFTEARTAPGVVAPGAYGAAWQQLRSMRHTRGDWDHVTKKAYNSDDPRYRDVNSNSSGGAGYVTGRITGIAADDQGYVYAGGANGGVFRSTTGGGHWKPISDKLPSLSTGTLSLDGQNRLWYATGESNTGATSFVGTGVYVLKDPRHGQFEPGDRVGGAELESTVIHALRFAGTKVWAATSTGVWSHSTTTLSGPWKHEFAPNPDYLPGGSKADDPSAPYKNIANDIAVDPKDPNKVLLAVGWRGGDTYNGLYAKQDDGSWKPVSGLGDLPTSSADVGNVTFAAAADGSRLYAIDQSPAQMAANPDSGLKGVYVSKNGSPFGPWTLIADYTKLKASGSALQSAGYMPGIQSWYNQFLQVDPANADHVYLGLEEVFETKNGGDSWTTPGPYWNFPFPCWSIDPAKQTGDCSPTTHSDQHAVAIGSYKGKTWAYVGNDGGIYRRPLGGAVDSGGHAKDWQSLSDGTLDTLQYYSVGVGKDLTNGGVSVTGGLQDNGQSILRGHDKVMGSNFGGDGGDTIADPANGCNIAAEYVYLDMWVTQNCGVNDGSWSTDPTKATEYEVAPPDKDQGGAGARFIAPIAADAKDTGTWIAGGRHVWVNTKGFAIRSGKEWRDAYDLGEGHVATAVASSGGTVYVGWCGPCNNQGFTRGIAVGNADGTGWHQLNLPVDGTIPNRYVSGFEIDPANAQHVYVAINGFSRRFTEGPGAGVGHVFESKDGGASWTDISANLPDVPADAVKLLPNGGLALGTDLSTFYRPSGATKWLVLGHNLPTTAVMQLRLGPDGKLYAATHGRGIWSFDVRRLKGRKD, encoded by the coding sequence ATGTTGCCCCCGAAGCACCAGCGACGGTTCATGACCTGCACCGTCGTAGCGGCCGCGTTCGGACTGGTAAGCACCCAGTCGTTCGCGGCGTCGAACGACGCAAGACCCCGGCCCTGGCAGGCGCGCCATCAGGCCGCCATGGGCCGGCAGCACATCAAGGCGGTGCACGCGGGCCACGGCATGTCCGCGTTCGCCGCGGAGGGCGGCGATGACGACGGCGCCGACGAGGCGGAGAACTCCGCCGAGGCGACGGCCCAGTTCACCGAGGCCCGCACCGCGCCCGGCGTGGTCGCGCCCGGCGCCTACGGGGCGGCCTGGCAGCAGCTGCGGTCGATGAGGCACACGAGGGGCGACTGGGACCACGTCACCAAGAAGGCGTACAACTCCGACGACCCCCGCTACCGCGATGTGAACTCCAACTCCAGTGGTGGCGCGGGCTATGTAACCGGTCGGATCACCGGCATCGCGGCCGACGACCAGGGCTATGTGTACGCGGGTGGCGCCAACGGCGGTGTCTTCCGCTCGACGACCGGTGGCGGGCACTGGAAGCCGATCTCCGACAAACTGCCGTCCCTGTCCACCGGCACCCTCTCGCTGGACGGGCAGAACCGGCTCTGGTACGCCACCGGCGAGTCCAACACCGGGGCGACGTCCTTCGTGGGCACGGGTGTGTACGTCCTGAAGGACCCGCGCCACGGCCAGTTCGAGCCCGGAGACCGCGTCGGCGGTGCCGAACTGGAGTCGACCGTCATCCACGCGCTGCGCTTCGCCGGCACCAAGGTGTGGGCGGCCACCAGCACCGGCGTCTGGTCGCACTCCACGACCACTCTGTCCGGTCCGTGGAAGCACGAGTTCGCCCCCAACCCGGACTACCTGCCGGGCGGTTCGAAGGCGGACGACCCGAGCGCGCCGTACAAGAACATCGCCAACGACATCGCCGTCGATCCCAAGGACCCGAACAAGGTTCTCCTCGCGGTCGGCTGGCGCGGCGGCGACACCTACAACGGCCTGTACGCCAAGCAGGACGACGGCAGCTGGAAGCCGGTCAGCGGCCTCGGTGACCTGCCCACCAGCAGTGCCGACGTCGGCAACGTGACGTTCGCCGCGGCGGCCGACGGCTCGCGGCTGTACGCCATCGACCAGTCCCCGGCGCAGATGGCCGCCAACCCGGACAGCGGGCTCAAGGGTGTGTACGTGTCCAAGAACGGCTCGCCGTTCGGGCCGTGGACGCTGATCGCGGACTACACCAAGCTGAAGGCGTCCGGATCCGCCCTGCAGAGCGCGGGGTACATGCCCGGCATCCAGTCCTGGTACAACCAGTTCCTCCAGGTCGACCCGGCCAACGCCGACCACGTCTACCTCGGCCTGGAAGAGGTCTTCGAGACCAAGAACGGCGGCGACAGCTGGACGACCCCGGGCCCGTACTGGAACTTCCCCTTCCCCTGCTGGAGCATCGACCCGGCCAAGCAGACCGGCGACTGCTCGCCCACCACCCACTCCGACCAGCACGCGGTCGCGATCGGCAGCTACAAGGGCAAGACCTGGGCGTACGTGGGCAACGACGGCGGCATCTACCGCCGCCCGCTGGGCGGCGCCGTCGACTCCGGCGGTCACGCAAAGGACTGGCAGTCCCTGAGCGACGGCACCCTCGACACCCTTCAGTACTACTCCGTGGGCGTCGGCAAGGACCTCACCAACGGCGGCGTCTCCGTCACCGGCGGCCTGCAGGACAACGGGCAGTCGATCCTGCGCGGCCACGACAAGGTCATGGGCTCCAACTTCGGCGGCGACGGCGGCGACACCATCGCCGACCCCGCCAACGGCTGCAACATCGCCGCCGAGTACGTCTACCTCGACATGTGGGTCACCCAGAACTGCGGCGTGAACGACGGTTCCTGGTCGACCGACCCGACCAAGGCCACCGAGTACGAGGTCGCCCCGCCGGACAAGGACCAGGGCGGTGCGGGCGCCCGCTTCATCGCGCCCATCGCCGCCGACGCCAAGGACACGGGCACCTGGATCGCGGGCGGCCGGCACGTGTGGGTGAACACCAAGGGCTTCGCGATCCGCTCCGGCAAGGAGTGGAGAGACGCCTACGACCTCGGCGAGGGCCACGTGGCCACGGCCGTCGCGTCCTCCGGCGGCACGGTGTACGTCGGCTGGTGCGGCCCCTGCAACAACCAGGGCTTCACCCGGGGCATCGCGGTCGGCAACGCCGACGGCACCGGCTGGCACCAGCTCAACCTCCCCGTCGACGGCACCATCCCGAACCGCTACGTCTCCGGCTTCGAGATCGACCCGGCCAACGCCCAGCACGTCTACGTGGCGATCAACGGCTTCTCCCGCCGCTTCACCGAGGGCCCGGGCGCGGGCGTCGGCCACGTCTTCGAGTCCAAGGACGGCGGCGCGAGCTGGACGGACATCTCCGCCAACCTGCCCGACGTACCCGCCGACGCGGTCAAGCTCCTGCCGAACGGCGGCCTCGCCCTCGGCACCGACCTGTCCACCTTCTACCGGCCGTCCGGCGCCACCAAGTGGCTGGTCCTGGGCCACAACCTGCCCACCACGGCCGTGATGCAGCTGCGCCTCGGTCCGGACGGCAAGCTGTACGCCGCCACGCACGGACGCGGCATCTGGTCCTTCGACGTACGGCGCCTCAAGGGCCGTAAGGACTGA
- a CDS encoding GNAT family N-acetyltransferase, translated as MSSRTSSISQPITIRRAVARDAKRLTRLVRGSRAYEGKYAAAVAGYRVGPDYIEAHRAFVAVGADEHGGRVLGFYSLVLAPPELDLLFVADEVQGRGIGRLLVAHMKSEARAAGLDRLKVVSHLPAEDFYHRVGAVRTGTAFANPPAVPWDRPEFEFRIFPE; from the coding sequence ATGAGTTCACGCACTTCCTCGATCAGCCAGCCGATCACGATACGGAGGGCCGTGGCGAGGGATGCCAAACGGCTCACGCGGCTCGTGCGTGGCTCACGCGCCTACGAGGGTAAGTACGCAGCCGCAGTGGCGGGCTACCGGGTCGGTCCTGATTACATCGAGGCCCACCGCGCCTTTGTGGCCGTCGGCGCCGACGAGCATGGAGGCCGGGTCCTCGGGTTCTACTCGCTCGTCCTCGCTCCGCCGGAGCTCGACCTGCTGTTCGTCGCCGACGAAGTGCAAGGACGGGGTATTGGACGGCTACTCGTCGCGCACATGAAGTCCGAAGCCCGTGCCGCCGGGCTCGACCGTCTCAAGGTCGTGTCGCATCTTCCCGCCGAGGACTTCTACCACCGCGTTGGTGCGGTGCGGACCGGGACCGCGTTCGCGAACCCGCCCGCCGTGCCGTGGGACCGTCCCGAATTCGAGTTTCGCATTTTTCCGGAATGA